The genomic region ACGAGGATGCGGTCGACGACGACGGGCCCGCGCCCGACCCGCGCGAGATGCGCGCGCTCATGGAGGATCAGCGGCGGGTCGCGGTCGACGCGCAGACCTCGTTCGTCTGGGTGATGGAGGTGTGCTGGGGCGTCGCGTGGATCCTCGGGTACACGGCCCTCTGGCTCATCGACGGCTCGGAGGTCGTGAGCCTGCCGCTCCCGGTGGCCGTCGGGATCTTCGCGGGGCTCATCGCGCTGTCGAGCGTCGCGAGCATCGTCCTCGGCGTCCGCAACTCCCCGGGCCTCGCGACCACCGGCGAGGCACGCTGGCAGGGACGCGTCTACGGGATCAGCTGGTCGGTGGCGATGGTCTCGGTCTACGTGCTCGGCATCGGCCTGGCGTCCAACGACGCCCCCAGCCGCCTGCTGTCGATCTTCTCCACGTCGGGCTTCTCGTTCGTCGCCGGCCTCATGCTGCTGTCGACCGCCGCGCTCTTCCACTCGCGGTCGTCGTTGCTGCTGGGGTCGATCCTCGTGCTGGCCGCGCTCGCGGCCCCGTTCGCCGGCTACCCCGGCAACTACATCGTGATGGCCGTCGTCGGCGGAGGGGCGTACCTCGTGACGGGGATCGCGGCGGCCCTCCTCGCCGGTCGCACGCGCCGGTCGCTGCGAGCTCGCCTTGGCTGACCTCGACCCCGTGATCCACGCGCAGGCCCGGCTGCGGATCGTGGCGGCGCTCGCGACGCTGGACGCGGGGGAGGCGCTGTCGTTCCCGCGGCTGCAGGAGATCCTCGACATGACGGCCGGCAACCTGTCGACGCACCTGCGGAAGCTCGAGGATCCCGGCTACGTCGAGGTGCGGAAGACGCACGAGGGCCGGCAGCCCGTGACCTACCTGGCGCTGACCACCGTCGGGCGGCGCGCGTTCGAGGACTACCGGCGGGCGCTCACGGCGATGCTCGAGACGTAGCCGCCGGGACGACGAGGGCCCGCCGCGCTCGGTGCGCGACGGGCCCTCGGCGGTGCGGATGCGGATCAGGACGTGGCGGTCTCCAGCAGCGGCACGAGCTGGTCGAGCGCGTAGCCGGTGGAGAGCGTGGTGCCGATCGAGTAGGCCGAGGAGACGTCGCCGTCGAGGACGATCGAGTGGCCGGCCGCGACCGCGGGGATCGCCTGCCACAGCGGGTCGTCGGTGATGACGGACTTGTCGATGAAGATCGGGAACGCCACGATCACGTCGGCGTCGAGGAGGTCGAGCTGCTCGGAGGAGACGTCGACCGAGAAGCCGCCGGCGTTCGCGGGGATCCCGGCGATGGTCGGGCTCTGCTCGAAGCCGAGCTTCTCGAGGAACGCGACGCGCTCGCTGCCCTCGACGTAGGCGCCCCAGCCCTCGCTGGTCTTGGTCGCGGCCGTGACGGTCTTGCCCTTCCAGCCGGGGTGCGCGGCCTCGACCTGGTCGAAGCGCTGGTCGACCGCGTCGAGGAGGGCGTCGCCCTGGTCCTCGCGGCCGAGGGCCTCGGCGACCATGTCGACCTGGTCCTCCATGTCGGTGAGGTAGCTGTCGGCGCCCTCGGGCACGCCGATGGTGGGGGCGATCTGGGACAGGCGGTCGTAGCGGGCCTGGTCGCCGGAGCCCTTGGTGTCGAGGATCAGGTCGGGCTTGAGCGCCGCGATCGCCTCGTAGGAGGGCTCGAGCGTCTCGATGATCTGCGGCTTCTGCGTGTAGAGGCCCTGCGCCCACGGGCCGACGCCGTCCGCGTCGGCGCCGAAGCCGAGCCAGTCGGACGCGCCGACGGGCTGGACGCCGAGCGCGAGCGCGGTCTCCGCGTCGCCCCAGCCGAGGGCGACGACGCGCTTCGGCTCGCTCGGCACGGTGACCTCGCCGAACTTCGTGTCGACCGTGACGGGGAAGGCGCCGGTGGCGGATCCGGACGCGGGCGGAGCCGAGGCACCCGGGTCGGAGGAGGCGGTGCATCCGGTGAGGGCGAGCGTCGCGACGGTGAGCGCGACGAGGGCGGAGCCGGTGGGTGGGAACCTCATGGTGCGGGGCCTCTCGGGTGTGGGGTGACGGACCGGTGTGGATCCCGTCAGGCAAGGGCAGCCTAACCTAACGGCAGGGTAGGCTGACCGGGCCATGTCGCTCCGGGTCCTCGCGCGCGCCTCCGCCCCCGACGCCCCCGCGGGCCGGGCGCGGAGCGGGCTGTCGCGCTCGGCGGGCCTCGTGCTCGCGCTCGGCGTGCTCGTGCTGGCGGCCCTCGCGAGCATCGCGATCGGCTCGCGCGACATCCCGCTCGGCGCCGTCGTCGACGCGCTCGCCGGCCGCCCGCGCGACCCGGCCGAGCTCGTCGTGATCACCGACCTCCGCGTCCCGCGCACGCTCGTCGGCCTCGCCGCGGGCCTCGCGCTCGGGGTCGCGGGCGCGCTCATCCAGGCCGTCACGCGCAACCCGTTGGCGGATCCCGGCATCCTCGGCGTCACCGCCGGCTCGGCGTTCGCGGTCGCCGTCGCCACGGGTGTGCTCGGCGTGACCGCCGTGAGCGGTTACCTCTGGTTCGCATTCGCGGGGGCGCTCGCGGCGGCCGTGGTGGTCTACGTCGTGGGATCCGCGGGGCGCGGCGGCGGGGATCCGGTGCGCCTCACGCTCGCCGGCGTCGCGCTCGGAGCGGTGCTCG from Clavibacter michiganensis subsp. insidiosus harbors:
- a CDS encoding transcriptional regulator, which codes for MADLDPVIHAQARLRIVAALATLDAGEALSFPRLQEILDMTAGNLSTHLRKLEDPGYVEVRKTHEGRQPVTYLALTTVGRRAFEDYRRALTAMLET
- a CDS encoding iron-siderophore ABC transporter substrate-binding protein, with product MRFPPTGSALVALTVATLALTGCTASSDPGASAPPASGSATGAFPVTVDTKFGEVTVPSEPKRVVALGWGDAETALALGVQPVGASDWLGFGADADGVGPWAQGLYTQKPQIIETLEPSYEAIAALKPDLILDTKGSGDQARYDRLSQIAPTIGVPEGADSYLTDMEDQVDMVAEALGREDQGDALLDAVDQRFDQVEAAHPGWKGKTVTAATKTSEGWGAYVEGSERVAFLEKLGFEQSPTIAGIPANAGGFSVDVSSEQLDLLDADVIVAFPIFIDKSVITDDPLWQAIPAVAAGHSIVLDGDVSSAYSIGTTLSTGYALDQLVPLLETATS
- a CDS encoding FecCD family ABC transporter permease; amino-acid sequence: MSLRVLARASAPDAPAGRARSGLSRSAGLVLALGVLVLAALASIAIGSRDIPLGAVVDALAGRPRDPAELVVITDLRVPRTLVGLAAGLALGVAGALIQAVTRNPLADPGILGVTAGSAFAVAVATGVLGVTAVSGYLWFAFAGALAAAVVVYVVGSAGRGGGDPVRLTLAGVALGAVLAGITSGMLLADPQGFSAMRAWESGSLQDRGWDALVPVAPFLAAGVLLAALIARSLDAVALGDDLARSLGANVVVARAVAVVAVTLLAGGATAMAGPIAFVGLMIPHIARWIVGPDQRWILAYTIVLAPVLLLAADIVGRIVLRPAELPAGIVTAVLGAPVLILLVRRQRASGL